One Methylocaldum marinum DNA window includes the following coding sequences:
- a CDS encoding DUF3138 family protein: MTYPQLANSGGRQFFRRSARYAGVVLAAGLVPGTAAAVTNAAEITDLKKQIEQLQKTMEALQARVEQAESAAAAAAPVEGEVPATQEDIQGLTTDLENFKWQWQRERETHTALSTRALTIGGTVQGRYGWNEAKFSGGDVVRRDNSFDIGAALISFSGNLYRDYEEGRNLLYRVSFGASPQTGVASANLLDAQVSYDVLPTINLEESRLRLTLGQQLLPFGLEVNATEDLKPLIQNALFTGASIPLTTKDGRSVSIPGTGLAARQIGFIARGDLFPQVDWGSNYRAPIVEYAIGVVNGNGANRSDDNSAKDFIGHLGFTAPVDYNSWLREIKIGGSFYFGTQNVRETYYTDASRTATATTLLDEGEKNRVGLDFSYNHNPIGLTFEWVRSWDEVYPGISPFKTKSPEHYIRKGEAFTTTLFYNFGAQFVKSYRSQGRYDDWWPKSYQVFFRWDSWDPDIRNANDKIQYLTPGINIFFAETTKLQLNYYHQILEDSNIERNDQFLAQIQFGF; encoded by the coding sequence ATGACATACCCACAGCTTGCAAACTCGGGAGGACGGCAGTTCTTCCGGAGGTCGGCGCGATATGCCGGGGTCGTTCTTGCGGCGGGGCTGGTGCCCGGCACCGCCGCGGCGGTCACGAACGCCGCGGAAATTACCGACCTGAAAAAACAGATCGAGCAGCTTCAGAAGACAATGGAGGCGCTGCAAGCCAGGGTAGAGCAAGCCGAGTCCGCGGCCGCCGCGGCGGCTCCGGTGGAAGGCGAGGTACCGGCGACACAGGAAGACATTCAGGGTCTGACGACGGACCTTGAAAACTTCAAATGGCAGTGGCAGCGCGAGCGGGAAACCCACACCGCCTTGAGCACCCGCGCCCTGACGATCGGCGGTACTGTTCAGGGCCGCTACGGGTGGAATGAAGCAAAATTTTCCGGCGGCGACGTGGTACGAAGGGACAACTCGTTCGATATCGGCGCGGCGCTGATTTCCTTTTCCGGCAATCTGTACCGGGATTACGAAGAAGGCCGTAACCTCTTATACCGGGTCAGCTTCGGCGCTTCGCCGCAGACCGGTGTGGCCTCGGCCAACCTGCTGGACGCCCAGGTCAGTTACGACGTTCTTCCCACCATCAACCTGGAGGAATCGAGGTTGAGACTGACGCTGGGCCAGCAGCTCTTGCCCTTCGGTCTGGAAGTCAACGCGACCGAGGATTTGAAGCCTCTGATCCAGAACGCGCTGTTCACCGGCGCGAGCATTCCCCTCACGACCAAGGACGGCCGCAGCGTCAGCATCCCGGGTACCGGCCTCGCCGCGCGGCAGATTGGCTTCATCGCCCGCGGCGACCTGTTCCCGCAGGTCGACTGGGGCTCCAACTACCGCGCGCCCATCGTCGAATACGCCATCGGCGTGGTCAACGGCAATGGCGCCAACCGTAGCGACGACAATAGCGCGAAGGATTTCATCGGCCACCTGGGATTCACCGCGCCGGTGGATTACAACTCCTGGCTGCGGGAGATCAAGATCGGCGGATCGTTCTATTTCGGCACCCAGAACGTCAGGGAAACCTACTACACCGATGCCTCGAGGACGGCGACGGCGACCACGCTGCTCGACGAAGGCGAAAAGAACCGGGTCGGTCTCGATTTTTCCTACAACCACAATCCGATCGGTCTGACCTTCGAGTGGGTTCGGTCTTGGGACGAGGTTTACCCAGGCATTTCACCGTTCAAGACCAAGTCGCCCGAACATTACATACGCAAGGGCGAGGCCTTTACCACCACGCTTTTCTATAACTTCGGGGCTCAGTTCGTGAAGAGCTACCGCTCGCAAGGCCGCTACGACGACTGGTGGCCCAAGAGCTACCAGGTGTTTTTCCGCTGGGACAGCTGGGATCCGGACATCCGCAATGCCAACGACAAGATCCAGTATCTCACGCCCGGCATCAACATCTTCTTCGCGGAAACCACCAAGCTCCAGTTGAACTACTACCACCAAATCCTGGAGGACTCGAACATTGAAAGGAACGACCAGTTCCTGGCGCAGATTCAGTTCGGTTTTTGA
- a CDS encoding ABC transporter substrate-binding protein, which translates to MRTAVTALKRLIGLANVLVFGWAATAGADVPEEINFGVASIGLGGRPFVGGSVASVAHAKGWLEEEFKAEEIKVNWHFFKTAGPGVNEAYSNGALDFAWQGDLPQLIGRYSGLKVKYILGGGRRQHFYLAARPDSAAASIADIKGRSVAIHKGTCPQLSIARLLDAHGLRERDLRVYNMDGLSAASALGSGDLELAFGAFNLFSLRDQGLAKIIYSGSEDDGKYGCSTGFTVTEAFANKYPDITRRVVKTIVRAAHWAADPANRDELYEIWAKSGVPFAHYKEEWDTQDLKRKLSPLIDDFQLNRYRVALEDARKFGLVRGRIDFDRWIDRSYLDAALTELNLQDFWIPEDADGKLKE; encoded by the coding sequence ATGAGAACGGCGGTCACGGCTTTGAAACGCTTGATTGGGCTGGCGAATGTCCTCGTCTTCGGCTGGGCGGCGACGGCAGGGGCGGATGTGCCGGAGGAGATCAACTTCGGGGTCGCATCCATCGGTCTCGGCGGACGGCCCTTCGTGGGAGGTTCGGTGGCTTCGGTGGCGCATGCGAAAGGATGGCTGGAGGAGGAATTCAAGGCCGAAGAGATCAAGGTCAACTGGCATTTTTTCAAGACCGCGGGACCCGGCGTCAACGAAGCCTATTCGAACGGTGCGCTGGACTTCGCCTGGCAGGGCGATCTACCCCAACTCATCGGCCGGTACAGCGGGCTCAAGGTCAAGTACATCCTGGGCGGCGGGCGGCGCCAGCACTTCTATCTCGCGGCAAGGCCGGATTCCGCCGCCGCGAGCATAGCGGACATCAAGGGCCGCAGCGTCGCCATCCACAAGGGCACGTGTCCGCAGCTGTCGATCGCGAGGCTCCTGGATGCCCATGGGCTCCGGGAAAGAGACCTCAGAGTCTACAACATGGACGGCCTGTCTGCCGCCTCCGCCCTCGGCAGCGGCGATCTGGAGTTGGCCTTCGGGGCATTCAACCTGTTCTCGCTACGTGACCAGGGACTCGCCAAGATCATTTACTCGGGGAGTGAGGACGACGGCAAATACGGCTGTTCCACTGGCTTCACCGTAACCGAGGCGTTCGCGAACAAATACCCGGACATCACCCGGCGGGTGGTCAAGACCATCGTCCGAGCCGCGCACTGGGCCGCCGATCCAGCGAATCGCGACGAGCTTTACGAAATCTGGGCGAAATCCGGCGTGCCTTTCGCGCATTACAAAGAGGAATGGGATACCCAGGATCTGAAACGGAAACTCTCTCCGCTGATCGACGATTTTCAGCTGAACCGCTACCGCGTAGCCCTGGAGGACGCGCGGAAGTTCGGACTGGTGCGCGGCCGGATCGATTTCGACCGATGGATCGACCGGAGCTATCTGGATGCGGCCCTGACCGAACTGAATTTACAGGATTTTTGGATACCCGAGGATGCCGACGGGAAGTTGAAGGAGTGA
- a CDS encoding ABC transporter substrate-binding protein has protein sequence MRVTKLFKLAALSAITLHGAVFAEGKPSVINFGVASVGNGGRPQVGGSWIATAHSKGMLEEEFKADGIQVRWHFFKTAGPGVNEAYTNNLLDFAYQGDLPQIIGKANGLPTKFILAAGRRANFYLAATEDSSAQSVKDIAGRKVSIFKGTCTQLSAGRALEANGLSEKDLKVYSMDTATSTAALATKDVELAFGGNNLFSVRDRGLAKIVYSAKEDNGGKYGCSTGVTVTEEFAAKYPDIVKRVVKTLLKAALWTEDQKNRNQVYQLWAKSGFPYRYWEQDNAGQDFHVRQSPLLDEWFVASYRKSIADAKRFGLLKRDIDLERWFDRSFLEAALKELNLENHWQPERAEAWQTEGASLQAAN, from the coding sequence ATGAGAGTCACGAAGCTATTCAAACTGGCGGCATTGTCCGCCATCACCCTACACGGCGCCGTCTTTGCCGAGGGCAAGCCCAGCGTCATCAATTTCGGCGTGGCCAGCGTCGGCAACGGCGGACGGCCGCAGGTCGGCGGGAGCTGGATCGCCACAGCCCATTCGAAGGGGATGCTGGAAGAAGAGTTCAAGGCCGACGGCATTCAGGTACGCTGGCATTTCTTCAAAACCGCCGGCCCCGGCGTCAACGAAGCCTATACCAACAACCTGCTGGATTTTGCCTACCAAGGCGACTTGCCCCAGATCATCGGCAAGGCCAACGGCCTGCCCACCAAGTTCATCCTGGCCGCGGGACGCCGAGCCAATTTCTATCTGGCGGCCACCGAGGATTCCAGTGCCCAGTCGGTCAAGGACATCGCCGGCCGCAAGGTGTCGATCTTCAAGGGTACCTGCACCCAGCTGTCCGCCGGCCGCGCCCTGGAAGCCAACGGCCTCAGCGAGAAGGATCTTAAGGTCTACAGCATGGACACCGCCACCTCCACCGCGGCTCTCGCGACCAAGGACGTGGAACTGGCCTTCGGCGGCAATAACCTGTTTTCGGTGCGCGACCGCGGTCTCGCCAAGATCGTCTACAGTGCCAAGGAGGACAACGGCGGCAAGTACGGCTGCTCGACCGGCGTGACGGTTACCGAAGAATTTGCCGCGAAGTATCCGGACATCGTCAAGCGAGTCGTCAAGACCCTGTTGAAAGCGGCGCTCTGGACCGAAGACCAGAAGAACCGTAACCAGGTGTATCAGTTATGGGCCAAGTCCGGTTTCCCTTACCGCTATTGGGAGCAGGACAACGCCGGGCAGGATTTCCATGTCCGGCAGTCGCCGCTTCTCGACGAATGGTTCGTGGCCAGCTATCGGAAATCCATCGCCGACGCCAAGCGTTTCGGTCTGTTGAAACGCGATATCGACCTCGAGCGATGGTTCGACCGGAGCTTTCTGGAGGCCGCGCTCAAGGAACTCAACCTGGAAAACCACTGGCAGCCTGAAAGAGCGGAAGCGTGGCAGACCGAAGGCGCTTCGCTCCAGGCCGCCAATTGA
- a CDS encoding MFS transporter, producing MAANTRRKRVTLPVSPAAEAVGPASFRTGRGPAHAGVRLQSEGRLIRFLLLVALGGLAIGMVKAATPLYALALGAGKGEIGLITGAQPLMIALVSIPIGLAVGHYGPRALFVVGSLAAAAIHAAVAGTDSPWWLLAATAAASFFMPMRFVSTQSEFFHYLVAAGGRKAGWLRGAQLGGAFVLGPMLGGYLVSWIGYERTYWVIALVFLLPIMLAPGVLSGRCEARRRRTAEESGPILRQLGKIFRHPEILETSLIDLASHAALMFYTVFIMVLALEQFHVSREAATHLIAIQGFSFMSALFLLDGLLCRLGRELFYGFSFGSAILGLLLLGTGRELLHVQIGGAFLGIGLGMLGIANMVRLAAVSEKLGRGTVAGASTLSGPLGGMLGTLGGGFASQWIPLQHIFMGLMTAMTIIAIFTLYREKHGLTSRALAWTVSALASVFGRVLGLSVYVLFPAALLLLWQLSAHYGWTSPQILPPPAIVWATLTDLFSSGEIATNLGISLSRVFQGFALGGGIGLVLGFAIGLSRTVEAYLGPIFKALASVPILGWIPLLIVLLGIDEALKVVVIAIGCVVPVTLNALEGVRGVPKGYVEVARVFRFSRRQLLRKVVIPAAIPPIFSGISLSLSHAWKAMVAVELMASSEGIGFLMVMGRQLFQLDVVLATILVIGAVGLILDQLLRLIERYLTRWRPSVAR from the coding sequence GTGGCAGCGAACACGAGACGCAAGCGGGTTACATTACCGGTGAGTCCGGCGGCCGAGGCGGTCGGCCCGGCCTCGTTCAGGACAGGGCGGGGGCCGGCCCATGCCGGCGTCCGGCTCCAGTCGGAAGGCCGATTGATCCGGTTCCTGTTGCTGGTGGCGCTCGGCGGGCTAGCGATCGGGATGGTTAAGGCGGCGACGCCGCTGTACGCGCTCGCCCTGGGCGCCGGCAAAGGGGAAATCGGCCTGATCACCGGTGCGCAGCCGTTGATGATCGCCCTGGTTAGCATTCCCATAGGTCTCGCCGTCGGCCATTACGGACCACGCGCATTGTTCGTGGTCGGGAGCCTCGCCGCCGCGGCCATTCATGCGGCGGTAGCCGGGACCGATTCCCCCTGGTGGCTGCTGGCGGCCACGGCCGCGGCGAGCTTTTTCATGCCCATGCGCTTCGTATCCACCCAAAGCGAGTTCTTCCATTACCTGGTCGCCGCCGGTGGTCGAAAGGCGGGTTGGCTGCGGGGGGCTCAATTGGGCGGCGCCTTCGTTCTGGGGCCCATGCTGGGCGGGTACCTGGTGAGCTGGATCGGCTACGAGCGGACCTATTGGGTCATCGCCCTGGTATTCCTCCTGCCGATCATGCTGGCTCCGGGGGTTTTGAGTGGCCGTTGCGAGGCTCGCCGACGGCGAACCGCGGAAGAATCCGGGCCGATATTGCGTCAGCTGGGAAAGATTTTCAGACATCCGGAGATCCTCGAGACCAGCCTGATCGATCTGGCATCCCATGCCGCCCTGATGTTTTACACAGTGTTCATCATGGTGCTGGCGCTCGAGCAGTTCCACGTGTCCAGGGAAGCGGCCACGCACCTCATTGCGATCCAGGGATTCAGCTTCATGAGCGCGCTGTTCTTGCTGGATGGTTTGTTGTGCAGACTCGGGCGGGAGCTTTTTTACGGATTCAGCTTCGGTAGCGCGATCCTGGGGCTCCTATTGCTGGGGACCGGACGAGAGCTGCTGCATGTTCAGATCGGGGGAGCTTTCCTGGGTATCGGTCTCGGAATGCTTGGCATCGCCAACATGGTCCGGTTGGCCGCTGTCAGCGAAAAGCTGGGGCGCGGGACCGTCGCGGGCGCTTCCACGCTATCCGGCCCGCTCGGGGGAATGCTCGGTACGCTGGGCGGGGGCTTCGCGAGCCAGTGGATTCCTCTTCAACACATTTTCATGGGGCTTATGACGGCTATGACCATCATTGCGATCTTCACCCTTTATCGTGAGAAACACGGGCTAACCTCTCGCGCTCTCGCTTGGACGGTATCCGCGCTGGCGTCGGTGTTCGGCCGTGTGCTCGGACTGTCCGTTTACGTGCTGTTTCCCGCCGCTCTTTTGTTGCTTTGGCAGCTTTCGGCGCATTACGGTTGGACGTCTCCGCAAATTCTGCCGCCGCCGGCGATTGTTTGGGCCACTCTGACCGACCTTTTTTCCAGCGGCGAAATCGCGACCAATCTGGGCATCAGCCTAAGCCGGGTGTTCCAGGGGTTCGCCCTGGGCGGCGGGATCGGTTTGGTTCTGGGGTTCGCCATAGGCCTGTCGCGCACCGTCGAGGCTTATCTCGGCCCGATCTTCAAGGCTCTCGCCAGCGTGCCGATACTCGGCTGGATACCTCTCCTCATCGTTTTGCTGGGCATAGACGAAGCGCTCAAGGTGGTGGTCATCGCCATCGGCTGCGTGGTTCCGGTGACCCTGAACGCGCTGGAAGGCGTTCGCGGGGTTCCCAAGGGCTATGTGGAAGTGGCCCGGGTGTTTCGTTTCAGCCGCCGGCAGCTGTTGCGGAAGGTCGTCATTCCGGCCGCCATCCCGCCCATCTTCTCGGGCATCAGCTTGTCCCTGAGCCATGCCTGGAAGGCCATGGTAGCGGTCGAGCTCATGGCTTCATCGGAAGGGATCGGGTTCCTGATGGTCATGGGCCGGCAGCTTTTCCAGCTGGACGTGGTGCTGGCCACGATCCTGGTGATCGGCGCGGTCGGGCTGATCCTCGATCAGCTGCTGCGGCTGATCGAGCGGTACCTGACCCGGTGGCGGCCTTCGGTCGCACGATGA
- a CDS encoding ABC transporter permease: MSALSTEILSLPKRWFVKRPTLSSIVAGYRGWLIPLALIGMWEIAAHFRWINPVLLSSPSLIFEGFARSFHEGLLVQNLKLSLIRMIGGWAVGSVIGLSVGLAIGLSGILDRVLGPTLQAFRQIAPFAWIPLISVWFGLGDSAKIAFIALVVFFPVVVNTYEGIRGVPKNLIEVSRVLMFSPYRLIRSVVLPSATPAILNGLELGFFYAWLATIGAEYLMNATGGLGSMMESAQESLEMDVVFVGVILSGLVGAGISLSLRLARGRLLRWRSSFV, from the coding sequence ATGTCTGCCTTAAGCACGGAAATCCTGAGTCTTCCCAAACGTTGGTTTGTCAAACGGCCGACCCTGTCCTCGATCGTCGCCGGCTACCGGGGATGGCTGATTCCTCTGGCGCTGATCGGGATGTGGGAGATCGCCGCTCATTTCCGCTGGATCAATCCGGTCCTGCTGTCTTCCCCCTCGCTGATATTTGAGGGCTTCGCTCGTTCCTTCCATGAAGGCTTGCTCGTTCAGAACCTGAAACTCAGTCTGATCCGCATGATCGGCGGTTGGGCCGTCGGCTCCGTGATCGGTTTGTCCGTCGGCCTGGCGATCGGGCTCTCCGGCATTCTGGACCGTGTGCTCGGACCCACGCTGCAGGCCTTCCGGCAGATCGCGCCTTTCGCTTGGATTCCGCTGATTTCCGTGTGGTTCGGGCTCGGCGATTCCGCCAAGATCGCGTTCATCGCCCTGGTGGTGTTCTTTCCTGTAGTGGTCAATACCTACGAAGGCATTCGCGGCGTGCCGAAAAATCTGATCGAGGTCTCGCGGGTGCTGATGTTCTCGCCCTATCGGCTGATCCGCAGCGTCGTGCTGCCGTCCGCCACCCCGGCGATCCTGAATGGCCTGGAACTCGGCTTTTTTTATGCCTGGCTGGCCACCATCGGTGCGGAATACCTGATGAACGCCACCGGGGGCCTCGGGTCGATGATGGAGAGCGCCCAGGAATCCCTGGAAATGGATGTCGTCTTCGTCGGCGTCATCCTGTCCGGACTGGTGGGAGCGGGTATCAGTCTGAGTCTCCGCCTGGCTCGCGGCCGTCTGCTGCGCTGGCGGTCTTCTTTCGTCTGA
- a CDS encoding ABC transporter ATP-binding protein — protein MSKVGTLAIRKVSKQYKVKGGRNLGVLENINLEVAPGEFVAIVGSSGCGKSTLLRLIVGLETDYQGDIFHDGERVAGPSLHRGIVFQEHRLFPWLTVRENVGLGLLNSDLDAAERRKLIQEHIDLVGLTGFEQAYPHQLSGGMAQRAAIARGLVNTPEILLLDEPFGALDALTKIYLQSELHRIWHREKITMIMVTHDVEEAVFLSDRVVVMDARPGRIKRIVPIHLDHPRDRADREFVRLKDEVLREISGFTPHAGKPALKAVNGGVAY, from the coding sequence ATGTCGAAAGTCGGCACACTGGCCATTCGCAAGGTTTCTAAGCAATACAAGGTCAAGGGCGGACGCAATCTCGGTGTCCTTGAGAACATCAATCTGGAGGTGGCGCCAGGGGAATTCGTCGCTATCGTGGGCTCGAGCGGTTGCGGCAAATCCACTCTGCTGCGCCTGATCGTCGGCCTTGAAACCGACTATCAGGGCGACATCTTTCATGACGGCGAACGAGTCGCGGGTCCGAGCCTGCACCGAGGAATCGTGTTCCAGGAGCATCGGTTGTTTCCTTGGCTCACGGTTCGGGAGAATGTCGGACTCGGGCTGTTGAACTCCGACCTGGACGCGGCCGAGCGGCGCAAGCTGATTCAAGAGCACATCGATCTGGTCGGTCTGACCGGTTTCGAACAGGCGTATCCCCATCAGCTTTCCGGCGGCATGGCGCAGCGGGCCGCCATCGCCCGCGGCCTGGTCAACACGCCGGAAATCCTGCTGCTGGACGAACCCTTCGGTGCCCTCGACGCCCTGACCAAGATTTACTTGCAGAGCGAATTGCACCGGATCTGGCACCGGGAAAAAATCACCATGATCATGGTCACACATGATGTGGAGGAGGCGGTTTTCCTATCCGACCGCGTGGTGGTGATGGATGCCCGGCCCGGCCGCATCAAGCGCATCGTGCCCATCCACCTGGATCATCCCCGCGACCGAGCCGATCGGGAATTCGTGCGGCTCAAGGACGAAGTGCTGCGGGAAATCAGCGGATTCACACCCCATGCCGGCAAGCCGGCGCTCAAGGCGGTGAATGGCGGGGTGGCCTACTGA
- a CDS encoding dienelactone hydrolase family protein: MAETMLIGEPADVLRERLLSRRGFIAGLLSAGFALAVRPVTAQTVIHTDSVGLVSGAVEIPTKDGVLPAYRSAPQGPGRHPVVLVVHEIFGVHEHIKDITRRLAKLGYLAVAPELYFRQGDVSKLESIEAIRERVVSKVSDAQVLADLDAAVDWAGKNGGDLKRVGITGFCWGGRIVWLYAAHQSKLKAGRRLVWTPGRRAHRAHPEVPDRRG, translated from the coding sequence ATGGCGGAGACAATGCTGATTGGCGAGCCGGCCGACGTCTTGCGCGAACGGCTATTGAGCCGCCGCGGCTTCATCGCCGGATTGTTGAGCGCCGGTTTCGCGCTGGCGGTGCGGCCTGTGACGGCGCAGACCGTGATTCATACCGACAGCGTCGGACTGGTGTCCGGCGCTGTCGAAATCCCGACCAAAGACGGCGTTCTGCCGGCGTACCGCTCGGCGCCACAAGGGCCCGGCAGGCATCCGGTAGTTCTGGTGGTGCACGAAATTTTCGGCGTCCACGAACACATCAAGGACATCACCCGCCGCCTCGCTAAACTAGGCTACCTCGCAGTCGCGCCGGAGCTGTACTTCCGGCAGGGCGATGTGTCCAAGTTGGAGAGCATCGAGGCCATTCGCGAGCGGGTGGTATCGAAGGTTTCGGACGCCCAGGTGCTAGCGGACCTGGATGCCGCCGTCGATTGGGCAGGCAAGAACGGCGGCGACCTGAAGCGGGTCGGGATCACCGGCTTTTGCTGGGGTGGGCGTATCGTCTGGCTGTATGCCGCCCATCAATCCAAGCTCAAGGCCGGCCGTCGCCTGGTATGGACGCCTGGACGGCGAGCGCACCGAGCGCACCCCGAAGTTCCCGATCGACGTGGCTAG
- a CDS encoding dienelactone hydrolase family protein, whose translation MPPINPSSRPAVAWYGRLDGERTERTPKFPIDVASELKAPVLGLSGGQDQGIPLETVERMRAVLKDAGGASEIRVYPDAPHAFYADYRPSYCKKEGEESLKREPTHWL comes from the coding sequence ATGCCGCCCATCAATCCAAGCTCAAGGCCGGCCGTCGCCTGGTATGGACGCCTGGACGGCGAGCGCACCGAGCGCACCCCGAAGTTCCCGATCGACGTGGCTAGCGAACTCAAGGCGCCGGTGCTGGGACTTTCCGGCGGCCAGGACCAGGGGATTCCGCTCGAAACGGTGGAACGCATGCGGGCGGTGCTGAAGGATGCCGGAGGAGCGTCCGAAATCCGGGTTTACCCCGACGCTCCCCACGCGTTTTATGCCGATTATCGGCCCAGCTACTGTAAAAAAGAGGGGGAGGAATCTCTAAAGCGTGAGCCGACACACTGGCTGTAA
- a CDS encoding carbon-nitrogen hydrolase family protein has translation MTQTLVAAVQLTSTPDVASNLASIGSLIERSADSGARLVVLPENVALMGRKETDKLEAAESDGSGPIQDFLAEAAAKNRIWLVGGTIPIRTPSGKVYAASPVYDDSGRRVARYDKIHLFDVDVPGSREQYRESNTIEPGNTPLVLDTPFGRLGVAVCYDLRFPELFRYLAAQGLDILALPSAFTAATGKAHWDVLVRARAVENLCYVVAANQGGTHPNGRETYGHSMVVDPWGSVLAQLDTEPGVVLAEVSRRRIEEVRTTFPALRHRRIGIDGAFSDSAG, from the coding sequence ATGACACAAACGCTCGTCGCCGCCGTACAACTGACCTCCACCCCGGACGTAGCCTCCAACCTGGCTTCGATCGGATCTCTGATCGAACGGTCCGCCGACTCCGGCGCCCGGCTGGTAGTCCTCCCGGAGAACGTCGCCCTCATGGGCCGCAAGGAAACCGACAAGCTTGAAGCGGCGGAAAGCGATGGTAGCGGGCCGATCCAAGATTTTCTGGCGGAAGCCGCCGCGAAGAACCGAATATGGCTCGTGGGCGGCACGATCCCAATCCGGACGCCCTCCGGCAAGGTCTACGCCGCCAGCCCGGTTTACGACGACAGCGGGCGACGAGTGGCGCGATACGACAAGATTCACCTGTTCGACGTCGACGTACCCGGCAGCCGCGAGCAATACCGGGAATCCAACACCATCGAGCCGGGTAATACCCCGCTGGTGCTCGACACGCCGTTCGGCCGCCTCGGGGTCGCCGTTTGTTACGATCTGCGTTTCCCCGAATTGTTTCGGTATCTCGCCGCGCAAGGGCTCGATATCCTCGCCCTGCCCTCGGCGTTTACCGCCGCCACCGGCAAAGCGCACTGGGATGTCTTGGTGCGCGCCCGCGCCGTGGAGAATCTCTGCTATGTCGTCGCCGCGAACCAGGGCGGAACTCACCCGAACGGGCGCGAAACCTACGGCCACAGCATGGTGGTGGACCCCTGGGGCTCGGTGCTGGCCCAGCTGGACACAGAGCCTGGCGTTGTGCTTGCCGAAGTATCGCGGCGCCGAATCGAGGAGGTGCGGACGACGTTTCCGGCTTTGCGCCACCGTCGCATCGGAATCGATGGCGCATTTTCCGACAGCGCGGGCTGA
- a CDS encoding aldo/keto reductase, giving the protein MTIQYTRLGRTGLKVSRLALGTMNFGPQTDEADSFAILDRALELGINFIDTANVYGWKLGEGATEQIVGRWLAQGGGRRENIVLATKVYGRMGEGPNDQRLSAYHIRRAVEDSLRRLRTDRIDLYQMHHIDRDTPWEEIWQAFEILVRQGKVLYVGSSNFAGWQLAHAQGVATARHFLGLVSEQSLYNLAERTVELEVIPAAKALGIGIIPWSPLARGALAGGVSSGRRGSEETRNLVEKHRGRIERYERFSAELGEKPADLALAWLLQNPAVTAPIIGPRTSEQLDGSLRALEIKLTPEILDALDDIWPGPGGEAPEAYAW; this is encoded by the coding sequence ATGACCATCCAATACACCCGACTCGGCCGCACCGGCCTCAAGGTGAGCCGCCTGGCTCTCGGCACCATGAACTTCGGTCCCCAGACCGACGAAGCCGACAGCTTCGCCATTCTGGACCGGGCGCTGGAACTGGGTATCAATTTCATCGATACCGCCAACGTCTACGGCTGGAAACTCGGCGAAGGCGCCACCGAGCAAATCGTCGGCCGCTGGCTCGCCCAGGGCGGCGGCCGGCGAGAGAACATCGTGCTGGCGACCAAGGTCTACGGCCGCATGGGCGAAGGCCCCAACGATCAGCGCCTCTCCGCCTACCATATCCGGCGGGCGGTGGAGGACAGCCTGCGGCGTCTTCGGACCGATCGCATCGACCTTTACCAGATGCATCACATCGACCGCGACACGCCCTGGGAGGAAATCTGGCAAGCCTTCGAAATCCTGGTCCGGCAAGGCAAGGTGCTCTACGTCGGCAGCAGCAACTTTGCCGGCTGGCAACTCGCCCACGCCCAGGGCGTGGCGACGGCGCGGCATTTCCTCGGTCTGGTCTCCGAGCAAAGCCTCTACAACCTGGCGGAACGCACCGTCGAACTGGAGGTGATTCCCGCCGCCAAAGCCCTGGGGATCGGCATCATTCCATGGAGTCCCCTGGCGAGGGGCGCTTTGGCTGGCGGCGTCAGCAGCGGCCGGCGCGGTTCGGAAGAGACGCGGAATCTCGTGGAAAAGCATCGCGGCCGCATCGAACGTTATGAGCGGTTCAGCGCCGAATTGGGGGAAAAACCGGCTGACCTCGCCCTCGCCTGGCTGCTCCAAAATCCCGCCGTCACGGCTCCGATCATCGGCCCGCGCACCTCGGAGCAACTGGACGGCAGCCTCCGCGCCCTGGAGATCAAGCTGACGCCCGAGATACTCGATGCGCTCGACGACATCTGGCCCGGCCCCGGCGGCGAGGCGCCGGAAGCGTATGCCTGGTGA